In Antennarius striatus isolate MH-2024 chromosome 20, ASM4005453v1, whole genome shotgun sequence, the genomic window AGAATGACCCATTTGACAGGAACTATTTTTTGTTGGCAGTTGTTTTGGTCGTGCTGCCAGGTTTGTTCCCAGAACGACGAACTGGCACCTTTGACACAGGGATTCTGGTGCGAGCTGGGAGAGGTGCACAAGTCTTTGGCAGAGGGGATTCAGCCTCTAAGACAGAGCACAGGGCTGACTGGCTTACAGAGTGAGGAGGAGATTCTTGTTTGCTGCTTACTGGAATCTTGGATTCTCGTGGAAGGCTGGTGCTGCCTTTCATAGAtcgaaaagaggaagaggaagaggaggatgaaggaggagctgTTTGGGATGTGGAACTGAGTTTGTATTCAGTGGATGGAGATGGAGTACTGTTTGGGTTTCCATCTCCCTCCCACTCTTCATCAGGTGCTTCCTCTTCACGCTCATTGTAAAGGTCATATAAATGGTCTCCAGAGCAACTGTCCCGCGATAGGGCAATCTTCTGGTTATGCTGCAGCCCGCTTTCATCAGGTGTTGCTGTTGGTGTTGCCGACGGCGTGTCCCAGTACCCCTCATCACTAAGTGGCTCTTTTTCACTAGGTGATGTGGGATGACGGCCGTGTGTATGAGAGAGGGGAGGTTTAGCTGCTCGACTTCCTGCTACACCAACTACTGGAATCTTACTGAGCCCCAGTGCCTTTACCTGGGGTACCTTCCGATCTGCACTCCTGGGGGCTGAGGGCAGTTGAATGCTGGCATGACTGGATGTAGCAAGAGGGGGATAAGTCGAGGTGGGAGTAGAAGAGGGAAGTTGGTGTGATCGAGGCAAAGCTGGTGAGTTGTCGCCTGTGGATGGCAGCATGTGCCAGAGCCCTTGCATATCTGCATCATCAACTCCTTCTGGACTTGCCATTTCTTCCCCTCCACCCATGTACGCCACAACACCACTACCAGGTGGGTGCTGCTGaggtggtggcggcggtggtGCCCGGGCCCGGACCCGGGctgggagggaggaaggaacaAGGCTTGGGGAAATGGAAAACATGGGTTGTGTTAGTTGGGTTTTGGACGGGGAGCCACGGGACATGGCACTGTTAACACCGACAACTCTTGTAGCACTTGCACCCACACTTGTCCCTCCTCCcccactgctgctgctactaGTGCCACTTCCCCCATTGCCTGCTGCCCCCTCCTCATCTGCATCAGCAATAATGTCACCACAGCCTGTCAGTGAATCGAAGCTCTTAAGGGATGTGACGTCAGTGAATAGGAGAGAGCAGAGGCGGTCCACCGAGGGTTCTGAGGGTGGGTCACCTGTGCTGCAGCCATCCAATGGGGGTGTAGCAAGTGAAGGGGTGAGGCTGGAGATCGAAGCTTTGGCTCTTTGGATGAATGGACGTATTGGTGAGTCAGTGGGTGTGTAAGGAAAGGCGGAGTCTGTCTCACCAGATGGTCCGGGTATGGCAACACAGTGTGGGGGTGTCATGGTAACACTAGTAGAGGGAGTCTCAAGACTGGGTTCTGTCTCGGCACTTCCACAATCCTCTTGGTGATGGTGGGGAGGTGCTTCAAGAGTGAGTGTAATATCCGTTACCTTATCAGAGTCTCTGTAATCgccttccttctccttcttttcttccGCCTCTTCCCCGTCAACCTCGTTTGCTTTTTCCTTGCGTCTCCATCGCATGCTGCTAAAGAAACCTTTCAGGCCCCTCCCTCTTCTGACGAGCCCTGCCCCTCCATTTTCACTCGACCTAAAACTCCCACGtcggaggagagagaagaaacTGAGCGATTTACTGAGCGACCTCACTGGTCCTACCTCCAAACTAGTAAGCCCCTCCCCTCTCTGTCCATCAGCATCGTTGTTTGAGCTTGTTAGTCCATCGTGCGTTTTGCTCCTAATGAGTTCCACAGATGCTGCTGAACTGCTCCCATTCAAAGAATTCCCATTGTCCAAAATCCCGTTGTTCCCACTCCCTTTATTTCTGAAGGAGAAGAAACTGGCCATTCCAGAGCCAGTGCGCCGCTTCCCAAAGAGTTTGAAGGCAGCTTTGTTGATCTTCCCTGTTGGCTGGGGGTCACACTGAGGGGCCACTGGAGGCTCCACACACTCCGACTGCACCTCCATTGTCTATCACTCTCCCACTGTATCCCTTCCCTTAAGCTATCTAGATGCCTTgtcgtcctctctctctctccctgtctctctctctctctctttctgaccacacacacacacacacacacacacacacactcagcccCCTCTCTCTTTACGCCCTGCTGTCTGGTGCTCCTTCACTCCCTCTCTGGCTTGCTTTAATTTCTGCCTGccggttttctctctctcagacTCCCTCAgttgccaccccccccccctcgctctctctctctctctctctctccttctctacacacacacatcaatgctGGTTGCTGCTCTTTACTGTATCCATGGCAACTGGGTGGGCTAAGCAGCTTTCGTCAATGTTGGCGGGGCGCCAGCGTCTGTCCTCCACTCCCTCCACTCCCTcccccatcctcatcctcctctgctcctctacCATCCCTGTCATTGATGCACTGTCTGCTTTCCTGTTTTGACTGCTCATCAATTCATAAGTCCTATATGCATCATGCCCATTTCTatatatgtctttgtgtgtgtttgtgtgctgtacacattcaattaaataaagataaatacgCAGAAATGGAATATGATGGATTACACATGAGTGCGATGTGCTTCCGTGAGCTGTCATGACACACAGTGGAATGGCTTATTGTGGAAATTGTGCACATTTGAATCTGGTGGCATGTCTTTCTTATTATGAGGTGATGAAAAAGGAAACCAGTGTGCTGTGAACAAGttttacaattaaataaatattaattgaGCAGCATCTGTTGAGGTGCGTCATTAGCTTGGATCTAAGGTTTGTTCTTGTCTCAGAATTCATGCATACCCGTGTGTATGACTGTGTTTGTTTGGCTGTGATCTTGAAAAAGCTGAAAGCAAAGTCACTAGTAAGCACGCCAGCCTGAATAGGAGAACTcaagtgtaacacacacacacacacacacacacacatacacacacacacacacacacacacacacacacacacacacacacacacacacacacacacacacacacacacacacacacacacacacaagcatccaGTCCAATGTGGGCGAGACATATAAGCCATATGGCCTCAAGTCCATGTCCATATGGACACAGAGCCAGGTGTCTGAAAGCTATGACAACACGTCTAATTGTCAACCTGTCacccgctgtgtgtgtgtgtgtgtgtgtgtgtgtgtgtgtgtgtgtgtgtgtgtgtgtgtgtgtgtgtgtgtgtgtgtgtgtgtgtgtgtgtgtgtgttatcatgACATCAACAGTGTGGAGATTAGCTGTACTGTTGGTACATTAACGAGTGGAACCACATTGCTGCCTTACTGGTTTTgtactttttgatttttttgtaaatgtacaaAACgcataatataaatataaaatggcTACCAGTTACACGCCGGTGTGTTTGTGAAGCAGATGGTCTTGTAAATGTAGAAAAGCCCTCTCTGTGTTGACTGGAGTGATTTAACAACAGAAATCAGACAATAGAGAATTTGTTTTGGAGCTACCTGCAGTGGATTCAACCATTGATCCCTCTTTTTTGCCAAGGGTGATCTACTGTTGCTGCCTATTCTagcctcccacccccccatgaaTCTCCTTGACACTCCGGCCcacttcatctcctctccttcctcccctcccctgaGTCCTTTTCTCTCATGTCATACTCCTCTTCACTTGTGGAGGGCACAGGCTCGCTTCTTCCAGCCTACTGCTAACAAACAATGTCTGCATTCATCGTGCtcaagcaacacacacacacacacacacacacacacacacacacgcacgcacgcttgcacacacacacacacacacacacacagagattcaCAGATAGGCTCACACTCACTCAAATGCATTTAGTGGACTTCTCCAGAGCAAAGCAGCAAAGTGTATCTTCCTTATGCTGTCCCCCAATCAGAGAGCTTATCTGCTCACTCAGCCCTCAGGTTAGTCCCCCAGACTGCCTGCCTGTCAGTCAGTcgctcacctgtgtgtgtcagatAGTCAGAATTCCTTACAGTGATGCTAGCTGGTCAGCTTGCTGATGGACTTGAAACTGACTCTGGGTAGCAGATGGCTGGCACTGACCGAAGACTGATGCTCAGTTATCACATGATCACACCAAGGATTTTGTCTAGTTCCTAAAGTGGATATCTTAATGCTGCTCAGCCTGTTACAGCTGGTATGCAATGCTACTGTTATCCAGATCATAACTCTAAATCTGACAGCCTTTACAAGTCGTAATAATCTTTTGTCATGGTATTCATTCAGGTTGAATATGGCAGAAAAGAAATAAGGTTAaactacacaaaaaaatattaattaattaggAATTGACATTCATTTTATCTTTCTTAAAAAAAACGTGTTTACAGTAAGATAGAAGACAGCAGCATACACACAAGAAgtgcacgaagaaagagaagtgcACACTCTATTATCTATTACACtattatctcacacacacacacacacacacgcacgcacgcacgcacgcacgcacgcacacacacacacacacacacacacacacacactgccttcTCTTCCTTCTCCCATCTGTCAGAGAGGGGTTCTCATTTCAGCCTCCTGAGTGAAGCTCAGCACTAAGTGGGACAGTTAGAGGACgttttctctctgcttctctttcGTTCTCAATAGGTTTTGCAATAATATgaattgtctgtgtttgtgcttgcATAGCTTATCTATCATTTGCACAAGGCTTGCATAGAATGAGTGGCTGCGGTTGCAGTGAACTCTCCCCATTCGGTTAACGAATAACTTCTGACTGTTATATGTATATTAATGGAATTTTCAAAGCATGCGTGGGGCGGACATAATGCACAATGAACATGTTATTTCATAACATGATAAGGTGCATAGCAGAGACTTTTCATGTCAGAGATCTTGTGATAATGAACTTCATAATTAAGTTGCTTTACGATGAGAGCCACTCCCTAAAACTTGGCAGTTTGTCTCTACAGgtacattttgttatttaactGAGAGCCCATCCTAAATAAAGCTTACCAGACTATGTAAATCCTTTCTAAACACTGAAAatctattcatttattcacttcacTGCTACATACACAGAGAGGCAGCTCATAACGTATCTTATTATTTGTCCAAATGAGCTGTTAGGTTcccttcaaaattaaatttttacacGTTGCTTCAaccatgactttttttttttttttagattaccGGTAAGTGTCCAAGCACAACTTCAGTACACCAAGATAAAATGCAAATCAACCAGTTCAAATACATTATCACTCCACAGGCTCCATTTCTTGTTGAGTTTCTTACTGCAACATCATATGTGCAATTAAAACCTACTGTCAATACACCTTCACAAAGGCGGCTCAGTTCCATCAGTGTGTCGTTGCCTCTAAAATCAAGCCCCCAAAATAGTTTCAACCTTAAAATGTTACCCGTGAATCTTGATCATCCTTTGACCATCCTTTGTGTGGTGTATCTTACAGGGATGTGTCATTGTGTAAATTGTGTCCAAACATTGAAGGCATTATAAATGTGGGTGGGACTATAAATATTCGCCTTGACTGAAATATTTAAGAATTTCGATCATCCAGATCACCAGCAAAATGTACCGTTTTGTTCCATGTGCTATAACTTccttcttcaaaataaaaaacaaaaaacaataaaatgatatttaaaaaattacggTATAACTTTTTGAGAAGTCATTGGCTGACAAACAGGCTGATAAAGCAAATTTGGGCAAAATGTTACCTGTTTGGCAGAGAGAACAAAGTCATATTTTTACTTGctcatctgaaaaaaacaaagcaaaaaaaacaaacaaccacatcACCCtcccaacagacacacacacacacacacacacacacacacacacacacacacacacacacacacacacacacacacacacacacacacacacacacacacacacacacacaccaatctgTACAATAATTTCagatggattattttttttcttcttctgctgttgaCTGAAATTCCCCTGGCTAAGGTTAAAACCAAACATACATCAACGTGTTGTAGTACTGCAACCATCAATGAAACTGGATACTaaaaatccattattattattattattattattattattgtcaagGCAAAAAGCAATCACCCACAAGAGACTACCAGATTTCAGTTTGATTGTAATCTGTGTTTGATGACTAAGTAGTTCAGATTTGTAATTCAAATATCGCTAGGTGTGGCTGCTTGTCGTCCAAAAGAGAGTTCGACTGCACAAACAATCCCAACCTGTTCTGGCACTGCTGCATGGAAACAATtttgcgtatgtgtgtgtgtgtgtttgtgtgtgtgtgtgtgtgtgtgtgtgtgtgtgtgtgtgtgtgtgtgcgtgcgtgcgtgcgtgcgtgcgtgcgtgcgtgtgtgtgtcatacattcataaatactgTATCATGTATGTAAAGTATTAATGGCATCCAtgctattttatttaattaagaaTCAACAATAGTAATATGATTAAGCTGTCAAAGCATGACTGAGAGAATTTACTGACAATGTCAGTAACGTAGCTCCAGAAGTATCTTCCACTACTGTCTTTTAGGGTAGAGTACCTCCTTCCCATCTCATTCACAGGATGCTGATGGTACTCTGTTCATTTAACTCACATCTACCAAGCAGGTAGTTAActcatttattgtttgttaaCAGTTGTTTGATAGTTGGTGGAAAGCCTGGGAAAATGGCAAAAATTAAAGAACTGAATTTTGGAGCGGATCCAACAATGTATTAGCATTTGAAAGTCACAAGAAGaggtttgttttgctttttttttttcagttgtacTTAAACCTCAACCTGCACTGTATTTAAGGCCAGCAGAAAATGATGTGtttcagaaaaaatataatgaattatacacaaaaacaccaggTTATATTTACTGATTTATAAAATGTCAAGATCCTGCTGATATGTGGCCGGTTCCATGCCTCACGTCTGGTCCAAAACATTGCACACTTGCATCATCTTTTCAGTGCTGACACACAAAATCAGTAGAATGTAAGTCAAAAATATTTGCATCACAATTACGAAAGTCAGTTGTGCAGCTGTATCTCCATCTACTTACAGTATGTGCATTTGTATCTATATGTGACTAATTAAATGTATAAGTATGCACTGAATATGAATGTGTGCAGGAATCTGCAAATGTTTATTCACAATCCATGTGTGGATAATTCAAATTGTGAGTGCTCAAAAACATCTGTACAAATGTGAATATGCAAATGTATTAGTTGCAATATGTGCGGATTTGTCCTCACATACTCCAAGTTTCAATATATGTACTAGACCTCAGTTTACATTCTCATGAGAATGTACATGAAAATGTTGCTGAATTGGTTCAGTTCCAGAGTGAGGGCAGCACTCCATCCTTGTCCTCAGGAGCATTCTTTCAACGTGCCGTGCAACATTCATCTGAATGATTCAGAGCCCTGACAGAGCCCTCAGCAGCTTCTGTCTGAGAAGGGCCTCTAAATTTTTCATTTGAGCTAACATGCACAAGTGGGCTACAGGAAGAGAGTAGTGATCTAGTGTTAGAAAGgtgaaagatgaatgaaacagTATAGATGACCTAACCACTGCTTATTGCGCTCCTCTTTCTGTCATGACTGTGGAGTATTGCTGAAAGCTGGTACAGAGGGTCTTCACATCATACTGCACTGCCAGTCTGTCTTTATTCCATGCTGTCACTGTTCTCAGAATCACATTTGTCTGAGACTACTTTGTCTGACTGCTGTATGAGTGTTTGTCACCACAAATATCAATTCATTCCTACTGGATGAAAAGAGTTGTGTTTATGGAGGAACCAGCTCCCTGCTAATGCTCTTTGCACAGATTCCATCAAGTATTTAGTAGTACACTGCCTGGATAAAATAGCCAGAGGAACAGTGTGTAGTGGTTCAAACTTTTGCTGATCTTTGAGTGTCATGCAAAGCACTCGGTGGATAAAATAGGTATACATGGTCATGAAGGTGcagacacacatcacactttCACTCTGTATGATGACATCCTGCAGGGTTTGCATTTTGTTCCTTTGCAGCAGTCTGATTGACGAACATGTTTGTTCTCAAATCCAGTATGAGCGACTTCACTCCAATCTCTGATTACAAGAAACATCAGTCTGAAATCAGAACCGTGCCAACAGAGACCAGCTCAAAAATGAATTTTTACTTGACCCAAATTTGTGTAACACAAAATCAGACCTACTCAAAAAATGTCTTGCTCCAAGATTTGGTGATGGTGGACAGAAATTAGGACACTATTCCAATTACCGGAACTATATatgcatttcaaattaaaataattcaacatCAGTATTAACActtacaatcttttttttttttcagcaacaaTGTTATATCTGTATGGGTCCtcttacaaaaaatatttaaagaatagTACATTGAAGCTAGCAGTAAGATCAAgtaatttactttttaaaaaatatacagcaGTCATGTCTTGAATTTGACTGTATACTGTACTGCAATGAAACCAGTTATTTTCTCCAGAGACATGTCACactaagattttaaaaaaatacttaggACATATTTACATTGGTAAATCAGATTGTTAGAAATAAAACAGGGCCACAGATGTGAGGCAAAATTTTTAACAGTAATTGTTCTACATTTGAAAACAGTcccttttttttcagtcacaattgGTTATTAGCCAAATGTAAAAGTGGCCCAATCTTTGGTTCTGTGTGACTTCCAGAgtcagattattttaaattagaaTGGCAGCAGGTTTgacaaacattaaatatcaagATGACATTTCTTTGTGGAGACAACATGTGCACATTGTAAATTGAAGTATTTAGTGTTCTGACTGTCCTGTCATAACCAGCTATTTTTGaaagtgtaaaatgtttttgaaagcaTTAAGTGTTTAGAACATGCAAGTTTGACGTTATTTAAAAAACCTGGCCAAAATGCCAGCTTTTCTCAGAGTGACATTGGTGCAAAATCTGCTCAGGTCAAACAACATTCAGATTAGGTTTGATTTAAGCCTTTTGGATGACATGAAATAATTCTGATGCCAGAAAATGTGCTTTCCTGTTGATTTTCATGCCGCAATCTGATAAAAATATCAAGAGCATAGGTTTTAAAAATGGattaaacatactgtacagGGAGAAGCTGGACAAAGtagaagaaacactttttttggaTGAATTTATTCTCCCAGTCTTTTCATTAATAGTGCTTTGCaacattcttttaaaaaaaaaaaacatttttctctagGTGCAGTATATGACAATGTGGGCTTTACATTGAGATTCTGACAATACAGGCACACAACTTCATCCACTCAGCCCATTCGGGACATTGCATAATCAACACCATgccacacacagaacaaaagcTTCCTCTTGACAGCACACACTTGACATAAGCCCTGTTACACAGCCAGGCCAGTCCTTCAGtatcccacaatccccctgttTGGTCTCAGCAGGTCATGCGTGCCACTCCAAACTCCAGACTGACAACAGCTGGCTCCTCTTTGGACACCTCGCTGTTGTATGTCCCTTCAAGCTCACTGTAGCTTTGCTTCCTGCTTTCTGTTCCACTGCTACCCTCTACTGTCCGCTCCATGTCAGTAACCTCAGTAGCCTCCTcggccacctcctcctcctcctgttgctGCACTTCTTTGTGGCTAATGGGCGCTCCAAGAATGAAGGAGTCAGGACGTGGAGGGAGGGTTTTGGAGTTGGAGCGCTGGTCTCTGGTGGGAGGTGCTGCAGGGGGCTCAACAATGGGCATGACGCCAAGCTGGTGGAGACGCTAGACAGAGAGGGACAAAGCAAAAGAAGGTCAACTTGAAGGCCACTACATGCAACTATGTCCATTTCCACAATAAATTGATGAAATAAGTAAGTAAGCATGCTACTGTAATTGTTGGGTGTTTTAGTGTCTTTGCAGGGACTTCAATCACAAATTTAGTTTGAAATCTACCGATGTGGTGAAGTGATTAAATGTAATACTTCGCCCTACATGGGGACTGGAC contains:
- the amer2 gene encoding APC membrane recruitment protein 2; the encoded protein is MEVQSECVEPPVAPQCDPQPTGKINKAAFKLFGKRRTGSGMASFFSFRNKGSGNNGILDNGNSLNGSSSAASVELIRSKTHDGLTSSNNDADGQRGEGLTSLEVGPVRSLSKSLSFFSLLRRGSFRSSENGGAGLVRRGRGLKGFFSSMRWRRKEKANEVDGEEAEEKKEKEGDYRDSDKVTDITLTLEAPPHHHQEDCGSAETEPSLETPSTSVTMTPPHCVAIPGPSGETDSAFPYTPTDSPIRPFIQRAKASISSLTPSLATPPLDGCSTGDPPSEPSVDRLCSLLFTDVTSLKSFDSLTGCGDIIADADEEGAAGNGGSGTSSSSSGGGGTSVGASATRVVGVNSAMSRGSPSKTQLTQPMFSISPSLVPSSLPARVRARAPPPPPPQQHPPGSGVVAYMGGGEEMASPEGVDDADMQGLWHMLPSTGDNSPALPRSHQLPSSTPTSTYPPLATSSHASIQLPSAPRSADRKVPQVKALGLSKIPVVGVAGSRAAKPPLSHTHGRHPTSPSEKEPLSDEGYWDTPSATPTATPDESGLQHNQKIALSRDSCSGDHLYDLYNEREEEAPDEEWEGDGNPNSTPSPSTEYKLSSTSQTAPPSSSSSSSSFRSMKGSTSLPRESKIPVSSKQESPPHSVSQSALCSVLEAESPLPKTCAPLPARTRIPVSKVPVRRSGNKPGSTTKTTANKK